The segment TGCGCCGGTTGCGCCGGCCTCGGCCAGGGTCTGCGCCACCACGCTCAGGACTTCCCTGGCGGTGTTCTCGGAGTGGGCGCGCAGCACCTGCGCCAGGCGCGGCCGGCCGGGCTCGCGCAGCGCGGCCATGATGGCCTCGTGTTCCTCATGCGACTCCTGCCAGCGGATGGTATCGGCATTGGCTGCACCGCGCGCGCGGTGCACCTTGCTCATCAGCGTGGCATAGACGCCGGCCAGCACCGGATTGGCGGCGCCGTCGATGATCAGCTGGTGGATTTCCTGGTTGATGCGGAAATAGTCGGTGCGCCGGCCCGCCGCATGCGCATCGATCATGGCCTGGTGGCGCCGCTCCAGCTTGGCCATGGCGGCCGCACCCAGGCGCTGCGCGGCCAGTTCACCCGCCAGCGCCTCGAGCCCGTGCAGGGTCTCGAAGGTGGCGCGCAGCTCCTCCAGGTCCAGCGGCGCCACGCGATAGCCGATGTACTGCCGGTGCAGCACCAGCCCCTCGGACACCAGCACCTTCAGCGCCTCGCGCAGCGGCGTCTTGGAGACATCGAAGGTCTCGCAGAAGGCCCGTTCATCGATCCTCGCGCCGGGCGGCAGTTCGCCCTCTTCGATCATGGTGCGCAGCCGGGCGGCGATTTCGGCCGACATGCCGAGCGTGCGCAGGCGCGTGGTTTGGGAAAGCGTTTGTGTCACAGACGTCACCAGATTGGGGAAATGCACCACGACAAGGCTACCACATACCAAAATTGTGCATGCGCAACATCGCAAAATCAATGACTTACACGCGTTGTAATTACAGATTACGTATCCTATACTCCGGCCTGTTGCGCAAAACGCCAACAGAACTGCCTCACCCAAGGACTAAAACAGGAGACGCCGTCATGCAGACGACAAGCCGGGCGACAGTGGTCACGGAGGCCAAGACCTCCGTTCGCTGGAAGATTTTTTTGATGATGCTGTTCCTCATCGCGATCAACTACATCGATCGCGCCTCACTGTCAGTGGCGATGCCGCTGATCGCCAAGGAGTTCGACCTCAGCCCCACCATGCAGGGCCTGATCCTCAGCTCGTTCTTCTGGACCTATGCGCTGATGCAGGTGCCGGGCGGCATGCTGGCCGACAAGTACAAGCCGCGCATCGTGATCGCCTGCGCCACCGTGTTCTGGGGCATTGCCCAGGCCGTGGCGGCCTTCACCACCAACGCCACCGCGCTGCTGCTGACCCGGCTCGGCCTGGGCGCGGCCGAAGCGCCGATCTACCCGGCCGGCGGCAAGCTCAACGCGATCTGGATGACCCAGAACGAACGCGGCCGCGGCGCCACCCTGCTTGACGGCGGCGCGCCGCTGGGCGCCGCGCTCGGCGCCATCATCATCACGTGGCTGATCGCCACGCTGGGTTCGTGGCGCCTGGCCTTTATCGTTGCCGGCGTCGGCACCGTGCTGGCCGGCGTGCTGGCCTGGTACTACGTGCGCAACTCCCCGCGCGAGCACCGCGGCGTGAACGAACTGGAAGCCCGCTACATCGAGGAAGCCCAGGCCAATGAACACCGCGCCGAGCCGGCCAACCTGTCGGGCCGTTCGCTGGACTTCTTCAAGTACCGCTCGGTGTGGTGCATGGCGATCGGCTGGATGTGCTTCAACACCGTGTTCTACGGCCTGCTGACCTGGATGCCCAACTACCTGAACAAGGTGCACGGCTTCGACATCAAGCAGATGGGCGGCGCCAGCTTCATCATCTTCTTCAGCGGCTTCGTGGGCGAACTGATCGGCGGCTGGATCGCCGACAAGTGGAAGGAAGCCGGCGGCCGGCCCAATGTGGTGATGCGCACGCTGTTCGGCATTGCCGCGGTGGTGGCCACGGTCTCGATCTTCTCGGTGGCCTACGTCACCGACCCGATCGTGGTGGTCGTGCTGCTGTCGTCGACGCTGTTCTTCCTGCGCTGGTGCGGCCTGTTCTGGTGCGTTCCGTCGATGCTCGGCACCCGCAACAAGATCGGCTTCCTGGGCGGCGTGATGAACCTGGGCGGCAATATCGGCGGCATCACGGTGCCCATCATCGTCGGCATGATCGTGCAGTTCACCGGCTCGTACTTCCTGGCGCTGATGTTCTTCGCCGCGGCTGGCGTCGGCCTGCTGCTGGCTTCCACCGCCATCGACTACGAGACCAAGATCCCGGTCTGAAGACCCGTCGGATCACCGAACTCCGAAAAACCAGCGAAAGGGCCGGCAATGTCCCGGCCCTCGCAACCACTCCTGAGACAAAAAGCAAAATGACCAAGCAAATCCGCCTCGGCATGCTGACGCCGTCTTCCAACACTGCGCTCGAACCCATCACCAGCGCGATGGTTGCCGGCCTGCCCAACGTCAGCGCGCATTTCTCGCGCTTCACCGTGACCGAGATCTCGCTGCGCGACCAGGCCCTGGGCCAGTTCAACCTGGACAAGATCCTGGCCGCCGCCAGCCTGCTGGCCGATGCCCGCGTCGATGTCATCGCCTGGAACGGCACGTCTTCCGGCTGGCTCGGCTTCGACAAGGATGAGGCGCTGTGCCGGCAGATCACCGAAGCCACCGGCATCCCGGCCACCACCTCGGTGCTTGCGCTCAACGAGATCCTGGAAAAGACCGGCGCGCGCAACTTCGGCCTGGCCACGCCGTACCTGGACGACGTGCAGCAGCGCATCATCGCCAACTACGAGCGCAGCGGCTTTCACTGCGTGGCGGAGAGCCACCTGGACCTGCGTGTGAACTACAGCTTCGCCGAGGTCGAGGAAGACACCATCCGCGAGATGGTGCGCGGCCTGGCCCAGCACCAGCCGCAGGCCATCACCACCTTCTGCACCAACCTGCGCGCCGCGCACCTGGCCGAAGAACTTGAAGCCGAAACCGGCATTCCGCTGTACGACACCATCTCCACCGTGGTGTGGAAGTCGCTGCGCCTGTGCGGCGTGGACACGCGCGAGCTGCGCGGCTGGGGCCGCCTGTTCCGCGAAGTGGAGTAAGCCGATGTCCGCTCACGACAGCCTTGACCTGGTGATCCGGCGCGCGGACGTGGTCACTGCGTCCGACCGCTTCCGCTGCGATATCGGCGTGCGCAACGGGCAGATCGTCGCGCTCGGCCACGCGCTGCCGCAAGGCGCGCGCGAGATCGATGCCGATGGCCTGCTGGCGCTGCCCGGCGGCGTCGATGGCCATTGCCACCTCGACCAGCCCATGCCCGACGGCCTGCGCATGGCCGACGACTTCTTCACCGGCACGCGCGCCGCGGTGTGCGGCGGCACCACCACCGTGATCCCGTTTGCCGCGCAGGAGAAGGGCGCTTCGCTCAAGGCTGCCGTGGCGGACTACCATCGCCGCGCGGAAGGCCGCGCGGTGATCGACTACGCCTTCCACCTGATCGTGGCAGACCCCACGCCGGCAGTGCTGGCCGATGAACTGCCGGCGCTGATCCGCAAGGGCTACAGCTCGTTCAAGGTCTACATGACCTATGACGACCTGAAGCTGTCCGACCGCGAAATGCTGTCGGTGCTGGACGTCGCCAAGCAGAACGGCGCGCTGGTGATGGTGCATGCCGAGAACGCCGACTGCATCTCGTGGCTGACCGACAAGCTGGTCGGGGAAGGGCGCATCGCACCGCGCTTCCACGGCCTGGCACGTCCCGCCGCAGTGGAGCGCGAGGCCACGCACCGCGCCATCACCTTTGCCGAACTGGTCGACGTGCCGATCCTGATCGTGCATGTCTCGGGCAAGGAAGCGATCGAGCAGATCCGCTGGGCACAGGGCAGGGGGCTGCAGATCCTGGCCGAGACCTGCCCGCAGTACCTGTACCTGACCGCCGACGACATGGCCTTGCCCGGCGACGACGGCTACGAAGGCGCCAAGTGCGTGTGCAGCCCGCCGCCGCGCGACCCCGAGAACCAGGCAGCGGTCTGGCGCGCGCTGACCAATGGCGTGTTCAGCGTGTTCTCGTCAGACCATGCACCGTTCCGCTATGACGACCCGCAAGGCAAGCAGCCGGGCGGCGAGCGGCCTTCGTTCGAGCACATCCCCAACGGCGTGCCGGGCATCGAGACGCGCCTGCCGCTGCTGTTCGACGGCGTGGCGCGCGGCAAGCTGTCGCTGCACCAGTTCGTCGAGCTGACCTCATGGCGGCCGGCACGGCTGTATGGCCTGTATCCGCGCAAGGGCACCATCGCCATCGGCGCGGATGCGGACATCGTGCTGTGGGACCCGAACCAGCGCGTGCAGATCCGCAACAGCGCGCTGCACCACGCGGTGGACTACACGCCATACGAAGGCATCGAAGTGACCGGCTGGCCGGTGCATTGCTTCTCGCGCGGCGAGATGCTGGTGCGCGATGGCCAGTACCAGGAACCCCAGGCCGGACGCGGGCAGTTCCTGCCGGCGGGCGCGCCGATGCTTGGTTGATGACCTGCGGACCTGAAGACTGAAGAGCTGTGCAGGTTTGCTGTTTTCGCTGTTCGACAAACACTATCTCCCCATGCAACTCCTGATCGTCAATCCCAATATCAGCGAATCCGTCACCGCGCTGATCGAAGCCGAGGCGCGCCGCACTGCCGCCTCCACCACCACGCTGAAGATGGCCACCGCCCAGTTCGGCGTGGCCTACATCGAAACTCGCTTCGAAGCATTGGTCGGCGGCTATGCCACCGCCTGCGCCGCCGCGGAACACGCCGGCCAGTTCGACGGCCTGGTGGTCGCCGCGTTCGGCGACCCCGGCCTGGCCGGCCTGAAAGAGCTGTTCGACGTCCCGGTCGTCGGCATGACCGAAGCCGCGCTGGCCAGCGCCTGCCTGCTGGGGCAGCGCTTCTCCATCATCGCGATCTCGCACCGCATCCAGGCGTGGTACCGCGAATGCGTGGCGGCCAACGGCCTGTCGTCGCGGCTGGCCAGCGTGCGCTCGCTGCAGGAGCCGCTGCGCGATATCGGCAGCGTGCAGGAAGACCATGCCGCGCGGCTGGAGCAACTGGCCCTGCAGGCCATCGAGCAGGACGGTGCCGACGTGATCATCGTCGCCGGCGCGCCGCTGGCGGGACTGGCGCGCTCGCTGCAAGGGCGCATCGCGGTGCCGGTGGTGGATGGCGTGTCGAGCGCGGTGCGGCATTGCGAATCGCTGGTGGCCCTGCGCGCCGGCAGCGCCACGCAGGGCAGCTTCGCGCGGCCGCCGCGCAAGCCCAATGCCGGCCTGCCGCCGGCGCTGGCAAAGCTGCTCGACTGAGCGCAATCTAGCCGTGTGCAAATCTGCAATGCGCGTCCGCAAGGACGCGCATTGCTGCATAAGGGGGGCGATCCTAGACTGCCTGCACGGCCGCCGCATGGCGTGGCGGCCAGGCAACCACCACAGGATCGCAATGAAGCTCTACTACACTCCGGGCGTCTGCTCGATGGCCGTCCATATCGCCCTGCGCGAAGCCGGCCTGCCGGTCACGCTGGCCAAGGTCGACCTGCTCCGCCACAAGCTGGCCGAGCCTGAAAACGGCACCGACGACTACTACACCATCAACCCGCGCGGCTACGTGCCGCTGCTGCAGCTCGACGACGGCTCGCGCCATACCGAGGCGGCATCGCTGCTGCAATACATCGCCGACCTGGTGCCCGAACGCGCGCTGCTGCCCGCCGCCGGCACGCGCGAGCGGCTGGAAGCCACCGGCTGGATCACGCTGGTTTCAACGGAACTGCACAAGGTCTTCAGCCCGTGGCTGTGGCACAAGGAAACCGCGCAGAGCACGCAGGACGAGTGCAAGGCCAGGCTGCACCGGCGCTTTTCCGAACTCGACCAGCACCTGCAAACCCGCCATTACCTGATGGGCGACACGTTCACGGTGGCGGATGCTTACTGCTTCACCATCGTCGGCTGGGCCCGCATCCTGAAGCTGCCGCTCAACGACTACCCGGCGCTGCAGCAGTACCTGTCGCGCGTTGCGGCGCGGCCGGCGGTGCAGGAAGCGATGCGGGCCGAAGGGCTGGTGCGCGACTGAACCCGGCCGCGCAGAATCGCTCGCTCAGCGCTGCGCGCCGAGCAGCGATTCGATCTTCGCCACCAGTTCCTTGTCGTCCGGCCTGGTGCGGCTGCCATAGCTGGCCACCACCTGGCCATCGCGGCCGATCAGGTACTTGTAGAAATTCCACTTGGGCGTGGTGCCGGTTTGCTTTGCCAGCAGCGCGTACATCGGGTTGGCATCGCTGCCGCGCACATGCGACTTGCCGAGCATCGGGAACTTGACGCCGTAGGTGTTGTAGCAGAAGTCCGCGATCTCTTTCTGCGAGCCGGGCTCCTGCGAAAAGTCATTGGACGGGAAGCCCAGCACCACCAGCCCGCGCGCGCCGTACTTGGCGTACAGCGCCTCCAGGCCCTCGTACTGCGGCGTGAAGCCGCAATAGCTGGCGGTATTGACCACCAGCACCACCTTGCCGGCGTACTGGCACAGGTTCTGCGGCACATCGTCCTGCAGGCGCGGGAAGGTGAAGTTGAGCGAGGCGGGGCAGGCGCCCGCGGCAGGCGCCGCGGCGGGCTTGTCGGCGGCGCGCACCGGCGCCGGCAGCAGGGCGGTGCTGGCCGCCGCCAGGGTCAGGGCGGCAGCCAGGCTGGAAAGCAGGGGACGACGGATCATGGCGACGGGGCTCCGGTGGTCGGCTCGCTGTATCGGGTACGCGTAGTTTACGCCGATGGCGGCCTGACGGATGCCGCGCCGGTCAGTCCATCGCCAGCGTGGCCGCGTGTTCGGTGACGCTGCCGCGCAGCTCCAGGTCCGGCATGCGGCGCACGATCAGCAGCGCCAGCACCGCCGCCGCCGCGCCCGCGGCAAAGAGCAGGTGGAAGCCCGACTCCACGCCGCCCGCCAGCACCGCGCGCACAGACGGCGACAGCTGCGCAAAGGCCTCGCTGCCGTGGCGCAGCGCACCGAGGTCCAGCGCCTGCGTGACCCCCGACGCCGCCAGCGCATGGCGGAATTCCAGCGTCAGCAGCGTGCCGGCGAGCGCCCCGCCCAGCGCGCTGCCGAGCGAGCGCAGCACCAGCAGCGCGCCCGTGCCGGCGCCGGTGTCGCGGCGCTCCAGCGCGTTCTGCACGCTCATCAGCGTGGCCACCATGGTCATGCCCAGGCCCACGCCGGCCAGCGTCATCGCCGCCAGCACCACCGCCAGCGGCACCGCCGGCGTCACCAGCGCCAGTGCGATCAGCCCCAGCGCGCCGGCGATATAGCCGGCGCTCAGGATGCCGCGCATGCGGCCCACGCGCGGCGCCAGCCACGCGACGATAAAGTTGCCCGCCACGGTGGCCAGCAGGAACGGCATCACCAGCAGGCCGGAGGTCGATGCATCCGCGCCGCGGACCAGCTGGAAGTGCAGGGGCAGGGCGAAGATGCACAGGAAGATATCGAGCGCGGCCAGCGCCGAGGCGGCCACGCCCATCACATAGGCCCGGTTGGCAAACAGGCGCGGCGGCAGCATCGGGTCCGCGGCGCGGCGCTCCTGCCAGATCAGCAGGACCAGGGCCGCCACCGCGGCCAGGAGCAGGGCGCCCAGCTCTGGCGAGAGCCAGTCGTAGACGTCGCCGCCCCAGCTCATCGCCAGCAGGAAGGCGACGATGGCCACCGCCAGCAGCAGCGCCCCCAGCCAGTCCACGCGCGCACGCCCGCCACGCGGCGGCAGCATGGCCAGCCCGCGGTAGCACATGAACATCGCCAGCAGGCCCAGCGGTACGTTGACCCAGAACAGCCAGCGCCACGACATATGGTCAGAGACCCAGCCGCCCACCAGCGGCCCGGCGATCGACGCCACCGCCCACACCGTGGCCAGGTAGCCCTGGTAGCGCCCGCGCTGGCGCGGCGCCACCACATCGGCAATGGCTGCCTGCGCCAGCGACATCAGCCCGCCGCCGCCCACGCCCTGCAGCGCGCGGAACAGGATCAGCTGACCCAGCGTCTGCGCCAGCGCGCATGCCACCGAGGCTCCGATAAACAGCGTGATCGCCACCATCAGCAGGCGCCGCCGGCCAAAGCTGTCCGACAGCTTGCCGTACAGCGGCGTGGTCACCGTCGACACGATCAGGTACGCCGTCACGATCCATGACAGGTGGCTGAAGCCGTTCAGGTCATTGGCGATCGCCGGCACCGCCGGGATCACCACGGTCTGGTCGAGCGCGGCCAGCAGGATGCACAGCACGATGCCGCCGATCACCCGCATCACGGCGCGATGGTCGTGGGCGGGCAGGGCCGGCGTGGTGTCCCGGGCGGATGCGGCAAAAGAGGGTGAAGACATGGACAGGCACGAGACCGCAGCGATGTGCGGTGAAAGCTACGTCAAATGCAGGGAATATCGGCCGGGAACCGCGCAATAGGGGGCGTGACGCCGTCGCGGGTGGCCTAATTCAGCGAACGCATAATTATATGCGGCCAGCAAGTATCGCGCTCGTGACCCGGATGTCTGGCACGTCACTTGCGTGACAAGGATCAGGCACGATGGTCGATGCAAGATCACATCGCCACTACCGAAGGTAAGATTTCGTCATGACCGAGACCCCACGACACGAAGCAGGTCAGGCCGCCGATGCGGCCGGGCCCGAACTGGGCCAGTGGCACCCCGTGCTGGCCATCGAACAGGCCGATGGCGACGGCCCCTTCGCCGCACGGCTCTTTGGCCGCGCGCTGGTGCTGTGGCGCAATGCCGACGGCTGGCACGCCTGGGACGACCGCTGTCCGCACCGCGGCGCCGCTTTCACGCTGGGCGCCGTGCACGATGGCCTGCTGCATTGCGGCTATCACGGCTGGCGCTTTGCCTCGGGCGGCCGCTGCACGCGCTATCCCGCCCACCCGGAACTGGTGCCTGCGCCGCGCGCCTGCGCCACCACGCACGCGGTGCGCGAGGGCTACGGGCTGTTATGGGTACGCCTTGGCGGCGACGGCACCGAGGCCGTGCCCGAACTGCCGTCCTTCCCCGAGTACCACGACGCCGAATGCCGCCGCGTGGTCTGCGGCCCCTACGACGTTGCCACCTCGGCGCCACGGCTGGTGGAGAACTTCCTCGACATGGCGCACTTCGGCTATGTCCATGACGGCTACCTGGGTGACCCGGCGCACACCGAAGTGCCGCCCTATGAAGTGGAAGCCATCGGCGATGCGCGCAAGCCCGACGCGCTGCGCACCATCGGCTGCCGCGCCTGGCAGCCGCGCGCGCACGCCAGCGCCGCCGGCGGAGCCATGGTCGAGTATGAATACCGCGTGGTTGCGCCCTACGCCGCGATCCTGACCAAGGTGCCCGACCTTGGCGACAACCATCGCGGCGCCATCGCGCTGTTTATCGGCCCGCGGGACGAGGAATCGAGCCGCGTGTGGTTCGTGATGTCACTGGTGACAGACGATGACGACGCCAGCCTGCGCGAATTCCAGGACACCATCTTCCTGCAGGACAAGCCGATCGTGGAATCGCAGCAGCCGCGCCGCCTGCCGTTGCGCACCGGCGTGGAGGTGCCCCAGCCGGCGGACAAGCTGGCAGGCGCGTACCGCCGCTACCTGGCGGCGCATGGGGTGAGGTTCGGCACGCTGGGCTAGCCGGCGGCCGCGCGCGGGAGAGTGGACGGGGCGGGTGCGTGCAATGCGACCAGCCCCCGAACACGACAGGCCTAGCGCCCGCCCCCGGTGATGTAATGCTCGAGCTGCTCGATGATGAACTGCTGCTCGGAGATGATGTCCTTGACCAGGTCGCCGATCGACAGCATGCCGATCAGCTCGTCGCCTTCCATCACTGGCAGGTGGCGCAGCCGGTGTCGGGTCATCAATGCCATGCATTCGTCGGTGGTCTGGCTGGCGCCGACATAGATCACTGCATTGGTCATGATGTCGCGAACCAGCGTCTCGCGCGAGGTGCGCTGCATCAGGATCACCTTGCGCGCATAGTCGCGCTCGCTCAGGATCCCCAGGATCTCGCCATGCTCGATCACCAGCAGCGCGCCGATGCCTTTCTCCGCCATCAGTTGCAGCGCGGTATAGACGGTCGCCGTGGGCGGGACGCTGTAAATGGCCTGACTCGGCTTGGACTCCAGAACCTGGCGTGCGGTTTTCATCACCAACTCCTTTTCCGTCGACAATGCAATGCGGCTGGCGGTGCCAATGCAATCAGAGTAGCAAAGTAACGCGCGCCGTTACAGGGTGACTTACGCGAATCTTTGTAAGCAATGTTGTGACGCCCGCATGGCAGCCGCCGGGTCAAGGTTGCGCATCGGTCGCTTTTTCGTCCAGTGCCGCCAGGCACAGCGCCTGCATTTCGGACACCCATTGCGCCGGCTGCAGCGCCGCGCCCTGCAGCAGCAGCCGATAGCGGCGCGCCCCCCAGACCGCCAGCACCAGTGCCTGCACCTTCGCGGCATCCGGGGCCGTGGGCAAGTCGGGGCAAGCGCACAGCGCCCGGCGCCAGGCCTCGCAGAACTCTTCGAACACGCGCCGGTGGTGCTTGGGCTCGGCGATGCGCGGCTCCAGCCCGATGATGTCGGCATCGAAGACGATGCCCGTGGCCTCGTCGTCCGCACCGCAGGCGATGGCCACCAGCCGCCGCACGCGCGTGCGCCAGTCGGCGTCAGCCCGTTGCGTGACCTCGGCGTCGATGCGCGCCAGCATGGTCTCGACCGTGTGGCGCACGTAGCCCGACGCCAGCGCTTCCTTGCTGGGAAAGTACTCGTACAGCGTACCCACCGAGAACCCTGCCTCCAGCGCCACCGCGCGCGTGGTCACGCCGTCCCAGCCATCGCGGCACCAGATCCGAACAAAGGCGTCGTAGATGGCGTTGACGGTGAAGTGCGCGCGCTGCTGCGAAGGGCGCTTGAGCGGCTTGCTGCGCGGCGTGGCGGGCCGTTTCAGGTCGCCGGCGGCGGGCGCTTCGTTTCCGAACCCGGCGGCGTTGGCGCGGCGATAGATTCTTGGCATCGGCCTCACGGAAGTCATGGCGAACATTGCACGCCGGACGGACGGGCCGCGAACCAGGAGAAGACATGGCAGCAACTGAACCGACCCTTGCCATCACGCGGCTGTTCAGCCGCAAGGATGCCCTAAACGAAAGCCGGCTGGAAGCCGCGCACGAACCCGCCAGCGCCGCGCCCGGCGAAGTGCTGCTGCGCCTGGACCGCTTTGCCCTGACCACCAACAACATCACCTATGCCGCCTTTGGCAAGGCCATGCAGTACTGGGACTTCTTTCCCACCGGCCAGCCGCAGTGGGGCCATATGCCGGTGTGGGGCTTTGCCGATGTGGTGGCCTCCGGCGTCGACGGCATCGCCCCCGGCGAACGCTTCTACGGCTACTTCCCCATCGCCAGCCATTTCCGCATGCAGCCCGGGCGCGTCACCGCGCGCGGCTTCTACGATGCCGCGGCGCACCGCGCAAAGCTGACCTCGGCCTACAACCAGTACACCCGCGTGCAGAACGA is part of the Cupriavidus necator genome and harbors:
- a CDS encoding GntR family transcriptional regulator — encoded protein: MAFCATGRSIGYVICNYNACKSLILRCCACTILVCGSLVVVHFPNLVTSVTQTLSQTTRLRTLGMSAEIAARLRTMIEEGELPPGARIDERAFCETFDVSKTPLREALKVLVSEGLVLHRQYIGYRVAPLDLEELRATFETLHGLEALAGELAAQRLGAAAMAKLERRHQAMIDAHAAGRRTDYFRINQEIHQLIIDGAANPVLAGVYATLMSKVHRARGAANADTIRWQESHEEHEAIMAALREPGRPRLAQVLRAHSENTAREVLSVVAQTLAEAGATGAIGATLKKSA
- a CDS encoding MFS transporter encodes the protein MQTTSRATVVTEAKTSVRWKIFLMMLFLIAINYIDRASLSVAMPLIAKEFDLSPTMQGLILSSFFWTYALMQVPGGMLADKYKPRIVIACATVFWGIAQAVAAFTTNATALLLTRLGLGAAEAPIYPAGGKLNAIWMTQNERGRGATLLDGGAPLGAALGAIIITWLIATLGSWRLAFIVAGVGTVLAGVLAWYYVRNSPREHRGVNELEARYIEEAQANEHRAEPANLSGRSLDFFKYRSVWCMAIGWMCFNTVFYGLLTWMPNYLNKVHGFDIKQMGGASFIIFFSGFVGELIGGWIADKWKEAGGRPNVVMRTLFGIAAVVATVSIFSVAYVTDPIVVVVLLSSTLFFLRWCGLFWCVPSMLGTRNKIGFLGGVMNLGGNIGGITVPIIVGMIVQFTGSYFLALMFFAAAGVGLLLASTAIDYETKIPV
- a CDS encoding aspartate/glutamate racemase family protein; translation: MTKQIRLGMLTPSSNTALEPITSAMVAGLPNVSAHFSRFTVTEISLRDQALGQFNLDKILAAASLLADARVDVIAWNGTSSGWLGFDKDEALCRQITEATGIPATTSVLALNEILEKTGARNFGLATPYLDDVQQRIIANYERSGFHCVAESHLDLRVNYSFAEVEEDTIREMVRGLAQHQPQAITTFCTNLRAAHLAEELEAETGIPLYDTISTVVWKSLRLCGVDTRELRGWGRLFREVE
- the hydA gene encoding dihydropyrimidinase: MSAHDSLDLVIRRADVVTASDRFRCDIGVRNGQIVALGHALPQGAREIDADGLLALPGGVDGHCHLDQPMPDGLRMADDFFTGTRAAVCGGTTTVIPFAAQEKGASLKAAVADYHRRAEGRAVIDYAFHLIVADPTPAVLADELPALIRKGYSSFKVYMTYDDLKLSDREMLSVLDVAKQNGALVMVHAENADCISWLTDKLVGEGRIAPRFHGLARPAAVEREATHRAITFAELVDVPILIVHVSGKEAIEQIRWAQGRGLQILAETCPQYLYLTADDMALPGDDGYEGAKCVCSPPPRDPENQAAVWRALTNGVFSVFSSDHAPFRYDDPQGKQPGGERPSFEHIPNGVPGIETRLPLLFDGVARGKLSLHQFVELTSWRPARLYGLYPRKGTIAIGADADIVLWDPNQRVQIRNSALHHAVDYTPYEGIEVTGWPVHCFSRGEMLVRDGQYQEPQAGRGQFLPAGAPMLG
- a CDS encoding aspartate/glutamate racemase family protein; its protein translation is MQLLIVNPNISESVTALIEAEARRTAASTTTLKMATAQFGVAYIETRFEALVGGYATACAAAEHAGQFDGLVVAAFGDPGLAGLKELFDVPVVGMTEAALASACLLGQRFSIIAISHRIQAWYRECVAANGLSSRLASVRSLQEPLRDIGSVQEDHAARLEQLALQAIEQDGADVIIVAGAPLAGLARSLQGRIAVPVVDGVSSAVRHCESLVALRAGSATQGSFARPPRKPNAGLPPALAKLLD
- the gstA gene encoding glutathione transferase GstA; translated protein: MKLYYTPGVCSMAVHIALREAGLPVTLAKVDLLRHKLAEPENGTDDYYTINPRGYVPLLQLDDGSRHTEAASLLQYIADLVPERALLPAAGTRERLEATGWITLVSTELHKVFSPWLWHKETAQSTQDECKARLHRRFSELDQHLQTRHYLMGDTFTVADAYCFTIVGWARILKLPLNDYPALQQYLSRVAARPAVQEAMRAEGLVRD
- a CDS encoding glutathione peroxidase, with protein sequence MIRRPLLSSLAAALTLAAASTALLPAPVRAADKPAAAPAAGACPASLNFTFPRLQDDVPQNLCQYAGKVVLVVNTASYCGFTPQYEGLEALYAKYGARGLVVLGFPSNDFSQEPGSQKEIADFCYNTYGVKFPMLGKSHVRGSDANPMYALLAKQTGTTPKWNFYKYLIGRDGQVVASYGSRTRPDDKELVAKIESLLGAQR
- a CDS encoding aromatic ring-hydroxylating oxygenase subunit alpha, with product MTETPRHEAGQAADAAGPELGQWHPVLAIEQADGDGPFAARLFGRALVLWRNADGWHAWDDRCPHRGAAFTLGAVHDGLLHCGYHGWRFASGGRCTRYPAHPELVPAPRACATTHAVREGYGLLWVRLGGDGTEAVPELPSFPEYHDAECRRVVCGPYDVATSAPRLVENFLDMAHFGYVHDGYLGDPAHTEVPPYEVEAIGDARKPDALRTIGCRAWQPRAHASAAGGAMVEYEYRVVAPYAAILTKVPDLGDNHRGAIALFIGPRDEESSRVWFVMSLVTDDDDASLREFQDTIFLQDKPIVESQQPRRLPLRTGVEVPQPADKLAGAYRRYLAAHGVRFGTLG
- a CDS encoding CBS domain-containing protein, whose amino-acid sequence is MKTARQVLESKPSQAIYSVPPTATVYTALQLMAEKGIGALLVIEHGEILGILSERDYARKVILMQRTSRETLVRDIMTNAVIYVGASQTTDECMALMTRHRLRHLPVMEGDELIGMLSIGDLVKDIISEQQFIIEQLEHYITGGGR
- a CDS encoding TetR/AcrR family transcriptional regulator, which codes for MPRIYRRANAAGFGNEAPAAGDLKRPATPRSKPLKRPSQQRAHFTVNAIYDAFVRIWCRDGWDGVTTRAVALEAGFSVGTLYEYFPSKEALASGYVRHTVETMLARIDAEVTQRADADWRTRVRRLVAIACGADDEATGIVFDADIIGLEPRIAEPKHHRRVFEEFCEAWRRALCACPDLPTAPDAAKVQALVLAVWGARRYRLLLQGAALQPAQWVSEMQALCLAALDEKATDAQP